A DNA window from Aphelocoma coerulescens isolate FSJ_1873_10779 chromosome 7, UR_Acoe_1.0, whole genome shotgun sequence contains the following coding sequences:
- the G6PC2 gene encoding glucose-6-phosphatase 2 isoform X3 — protein MLQRAKSLLLPLIMGMLIQDFSHVILIYNFYIPCYSSKTPLGSPSGHAMGSSCVWYVMVTAALSYTVRWKDKSAVTLHRLTWSFLWSVFWIIQISVCISRVFIATHFPHQVVLGVFAGILVAEAFEHTPAIQTASLRMYIKTNLFLFIFALGFYLSLKLLDIDLLWSVPKAKKWCANPDWINIDTTPFAGLVRNLGALFGLGLGINSEMFITSCKGKNSCKISFRIFCIAASLATLQLYNFVKIPTHTEYLFYILSFCKSAAMPLTVVALVPYCVHLLMRTTEKKLN, from the exons ATGTTACAAAGAGCTAAATCTCTGTTGCTCCCCTTAATTATGGGGATGCTCATTCAAGACTTTTCTCATGTGATACTCATATATAACTTCTACATTCCATGCTACAGCTCTAAGACACCCCTAG GAAGCCCATCTGGACATGCCATGGGATCATCCTGCGTCTGGTATGTAATGGTCACAGCAGCACTTAGCTACACAGTTAGATGGAAAGATAAATCAGCTGTTACCCTTCACAG ACTAACATGGTCATTCCTCTGGAGTGTTTTTTGGATTATCCAGATCAGTGTGTGCATCTCAAGAGTATTCATAGCAACACATTTCCCTCATCAAGTTGTTCTTGGAGTATTTGCTG GCATTCTTGTGGCAGAAGCATTTGAGCATACCCCTGCTATTCAGACTGCAAGCTTGAGAATGTACATCAAGACAAACttgtttcttttcatctttGCCCTTGGCTTTTATCTATCCCTCAAGCTTCTTGATATTGACTTGCTATGGTCTGTTCCAAAGGCCAAGAAGTGGTGTGCCAACCCAGACTGGATAAACATTGACACAACTCCATTTGCTGGATTGGTGAGGAACTTAGGTGCACTCTTTGGTTTAGGTCTTGGAATTAATTCTGAAATGTTCATCACAAGCTGCAAAGGTAAAAATAGCTGCAAGATAAGTTTCCGCATATTCTGTATAGCTGCTTCTTTAGCTACGCTGCAGCTGTATAATTTTGTTAAGATACCTACTCATACTGAGTATTTGTTCTACATTCTCTCTTTTTGTAAGAGTGCAGCTATGCCTCTGACTGTAGTTGCCTTGGTTCCATATTGTGTCCACTTGTTAATGAGGACAACTGAAAAGAAACTTAATTAG
- the G6PC2 gene encoding glucose-6-phosphatase 2 isoform X2 translates to MIWVAVIGDWFNLIFKWILFGHRPYWWVQETMIYPNQSSPCLEQFPITCETGPGSPSGHAMGSSCVWYVMVTAALSYTVRWKDKSAVTLHRLTWSFLWSVFWIIQISVCISRVFIATHFPHQVVLGVFAGILVAEAFEHTPAIQTASLRMYIKTNLFLFIFALGFYLSLKLLDIDLLWSVPKAKKWCANPDWINIDTTPFAGLVRNLGALFGLGLGINSEMFITSCKGKNSCKISFRIFCIAASLATLQLYNFVKIPTHTEYLFYILSFCKSAAMPLTVVALVPYCVHLLMRTTEKKLN, encoded by the exons ATGATATGGGTGGCAGTCATTGGTGATTGGTTCAACCTCATATTTAAATG GATTTTGTTTGGCCATCGCCCATACTGGTGGGTGCAAGAAACAATGATTTATCCTAATCAGTCAAGCCCATGCCTTGAACAGTTTCCTATAACATGTGAAACTGGACCAG GAAGCCCATCTGGACATGCCATGGGATCATCCTGCGTCTGGTATGTAATGGTCACAGCAGCACTTAGCTACACAGTTAGATGGAAAGATAAATCAGCTGTTACCCTTCACAG ACTAACATGGTCATTCCTCTGGAGTGTTTTTTGGATTATCCAGATCAGTGTGTGCATCTCAAGAGTATTCATAGCAACACATTTCCCTCATCAAGTTGTTCTTGGAGTATTTGCTG GCATTCTTGTGGCAGAAGCATTTGAGCATACCCCTGCTATTCAGACTGCAAGCTTGAGAATGTACATCAAGACAAACttgtttcttttcatctttGCCCTTGGCTTTTATCTATCCCTCAAGCTTCTTGATATTGACTTGCTATGGTCTGTTCCAAAGGCCAAGAAGTGGTGTGCCAACCCAGACTGGATAAACATTGACACAACTCCATTTGCTGGATTGGTGAGGAACTTAGGTGCACTCTTTGGTTTAGGTCTTGGAATTAATTCTGAAATGTTCATCACAAGCTGCAAAGGTAAAAATAGCTGCAAGATAAGTTTCCGCATATTCTGTATAGCTGCTTCTTTAGCTACGCTGCAGCTGTATAATTTTGTTAAGATACCTACTCATACTGAGTATTTGTTCTACATTCTCTCTTTTTGTAAGAGTGCAGCTATGCCTCTGACTGTAGTTGCCTTGGTTCCATATTGTGTCCACTTGTTAATGAGGACAACTGAAAAGAAACTTAATTAG
- the G6PC2 gene encoding glucose-6-phosphatase 2 isoform X1, with protein sequence MDLLHSNGVLIIQHLQRDYRAYQDFLNFMSHVGDPRNIFSVYFPLWFQLNQVVGTKMIWVAVIGDWFNLIFKWILFGHRPYWWVQETMIYPNQSSPCLEQFPITCETGPGSPSGHAMGSSCVWYVMVTAALSYTVRWKDKSAVTLHRLTWSFLWSVFWIIQISVCISRVFIATHFPHQVVLGVFAGILVAEAFEHTPAIQTASLRMYIKTNLFLFIFALGFYLSLKLLDIDLLWSVPKAKKWCANPDWINIDTTPFAGLVRNLGALFGLGLGINSEMFITSCKGKNSCKISFRIFCIAASLATLQLYNFVKIPTHTEYLFYILSFCKSAAMPLTVVALVPYCVHLLMRTTEKKLN encoded by the exons ATGGATCTCCTTCATAGCAATGGCGTGCTTATCATTCAGCATTTACAGAGGGACTACAGGGCTTACCAGGATTTCCTTAATTTTATGTCACATGTTGGCGATCCCCGGAAtatattttcagtttattttcctctttggtTTCAGCTCAACCAAGTGGTTGGTACAAAAATGATATGGGTGGCAGTCATTGGTGATTGGTTCAACCTCATATTTAAATG GATTTTGTTTGGCCATCGCCCATACTGGTGGGTGCAAGAAACAATGATTTATCCTAATCAGTCAAGCCCATGCCTTGAACAGTTTCCTATAACATGTGAAACTGGACCAG GAAGCCCATCTGGACATGCCATGGGATCATCCTGCGTCTGGTATGTAATGGTCACAGCAGCACTTAGCTACACAGTTAGATGGAAAGATAAATCAGCTGTTACCCTTCACAG ACTAACATGGTCATTCCTCTGGAGTGTTTTTTGGATTATCCAGATCAGTGTGTGCATCTCAAGAGTATTCATAGCAACACATTTCCCTCATCAAGTTGTTCTTGGAGTATTTGCTG GCATTCTTGTGGCAGAAGCATTTGAGCATACCCCTGCTATTCAGACTGCAAGCTTGAGAATGTACATCAAGACAAACttgtttcttttcatctttGCCCTTGGCTTTTATCTATCCCTCAAGCTTCTTGATATTGACTTGCTATGGTCTGTTCCAAAGGCCAAGAAGTGGTGTGCCAACCCAGACTGGATAAACATTGACACAACTCCATTTGCTGGATTGGTGAGGAACTTAGGTGCACTCTTTGGTTTAGGTCTTGGAATTAATTCTGAAATGTTCATCACAAGCTGCAAAGGTAAAAATAGCTGCAAGATAAGTTTCCGCATATTCTGTATAGCTGCTTCTTTAGCTACGCTGCAGCTGTATAATTTTGTTAAGATACCTACTCATACTGAGTATTTGTTCTACATTCTCTCTTTTTGTAAGAGTGCAGCTATGCCTCTGACTGTAGTTGCCTTGGTTCCATATTGTGTCCACTTGTTAATGAGGACAACTGAAAAGAAACTTAATTAG
- the SPC25 gene encoding kinetochore protein Spc25 isoform X4 — MVTTKAACAKRFEQQRGAVKPAVWCSTMSNAQTEDEITLFERDMKEFWIQFKISYSTEQINQTSALRDLCKETIEALSEKWSKKLKEEDLMIDKIQEYNNEILQQSKYVAEKEDQLTEIKSKLNEEAEQQKNLTDSIQELKEELMKKMEIKCSKKEAAKEKVERVSKIKTLFKERLGLEMRRIHDEQLQFIFRHIDHKDPDKPYTFTLSINDQGDYEVTSCTPPLDCIAELQLKLRETNNFSAFVVNIRKAFTALSYKQSA, encoded by the exons ATGGTAACAACAAAAGCGGCTTGCGCGAAGAGGTTTGAACAACAACGCGGGGCGGTGAAACCAGCC GTTTGGTGCAGCACTATGAGTAATGCACAGACAGAAGATGAAATAACACTCTTTGAAAGAGATATGAAAGAGTTTTGGATCCAGTTTAAAATCAGCTATAGCACTGAACAGATCAATCAGACTTCAGCACTGAGAGATTTGTGCAAGGAGACTATAGAAGCTCTTTCAG AGAAATGGTCAAAGAAGCTGAAAGAAGAGGACCTGATGATTGACAAAATTCAGGAGTATAACAATG AGATTCTCCAGCAGAGCAAATACGTAGCAGAAAAAGAAGACCAGTtgacagaaataaaatcaaagctaaatgaagaagcagagcagcagaaaaacTTGACTGACAGCATCCAAGAGCTTAAAGAAGAGTTGatgaagaaaatggaaa TAAAATGTTCTAAAAAGGAAGCTGCCAAGGAGAAAGTGGAACGAGTGAGCAAGATTAAAACATTGTTTAAAGAGCGTCTTGGATTGGAGATGCGTAGAATTCACG aTGAGCAATTACAGTTTATATTCAGACACATTGACCACAAAGATCCTGACAAGCCATACACGTTTACTCTTTCCATCAATGACCAAGGGGACTATGAAG TGACTTCCTGTACTCCTCCTCTGGATTGTATTGCAGAGTTACAGCTCAAACTGAGAGAAACTAacaatttttctgcatttgttgTCAACATCAGAAAAGCTTTTACTGCCTTATCATATAAACAGTCTGCATGA